The Lineus longissimus chromosome 2, tnLinLong1.2, whole genome shotgun sequence genome window below encodes:
- the LOC135482765 gene encoding receptor for retinol uptake stra6-like isoform X1 codes for MGDSIDALKRLYDIWQAGRNGDANSTHNQTECHRLIEQDTFFLWVLIPSSVIVIILMFFVKRVRLWPNILFGRPGILIPMDFLDDRGLRLSYAAVYGLTSSLCLRMILQDYPIKLTGPVFITVFIKLGTMVVYGFALYPLLAVLTTGTVLSLGMGTLYIWLFFIINMIHATDCAGDWNWRFYIEIVFLPAIPELACSLFLSISIPLRMIRILLSKWNDVDKQTFFENSYQAEYVRQLFRKPPKWCTTNFDSNMELTQRVKGKLRSLVELEESGFRYSPRILSTYAAGSILLFLIAYNLYSILITTMEAIINPFQAYIDEWNDTRTLFEVYKNVSSYEPDSYVGVVRIVNHWLGTALIVFCLSLTLAGVIGIVQSFLGLRAYRNDYLSACRGEFSNVGLGHSSLMRAFVSYSGYQVAYIFWAFVLQFFVFCIVFAILSYIFFIPLIYDSATWFLDYIRDYWPIVSVSLVVIIALNVTARCLFLQQRGKVFAIDNRRLLFCVMFFAFFYNVFVGLFSCLLRMGKSVVFGLFFLSRLDSSTLPKKFEKMDPGFEAYVGLIHVETAHTHPVLVTFVNMVKEAIRERRDQEKEQQLKETSASAKIVDYDELGSIERMEPDTDRSVKKSKQIRSRWFLSYTLINNLPLRATRKHYIDAEREKHKERQQRRCRKQGIELEVEVIDPNYPNKGSEDRSASMGNVSEKHGTQYETF; via the exons ATGGGAGATAGCATCGACGCCCTCAAACGTCTCTACGATATTTGGCAGGCAGGGCGAAATGGGGATGCCAATTCCACTCACAA CCAAACAGAATGTCACCGTTTAATCGAGCAGGACACATTCTTTTTATGGGTTTTAATACCGTCG tCGGTCATAGTTATCATTCTGATGTTTTTCGTCAAACGGGTACGCCTGTGGCCGAACATCTTATTCGGAAGACCAGGGATTCTTAT TCCGATGGACTTCCTTGACGACAGAGGACTCCGACTCTCGTACGCTGCTGTTTATGGTCTGACATCATCATTGTGTCTTAGAATGATACTGCAGGATTACCCCATCAAATTAACTGGTCCCGTCTTTATAACAG TGTTCATAAAGTTGGGCACCATGGTGGTGTACGGGTTTGCGCTATACCCCCTCCTCGCCGTGCTTACTACAGGAACAGTGTTGAGTCTGGGGATGGGTACCCTCTACATTTGGCTGTTCTTCATTATCAACATGATCCATGCCACGGACTGTGCTGGTGACTGGAACTGG CGATTCTATATAGAGATAGTGTTCTTGCCAGCCATCCCAGAGTTAGCTTGTTCACTCTTTCTGTCTATCTCCATCCCATTGAGAATGATTCGCATCCTCCTCAGCAAGTGGAACGACGTAGACAAG CagacattttttgaaaactCTTACCAGGCGGAATATGTAAGACAGCTGTTTAGGAAACCTCCAAAATGGTG CACGACCAACTTCGACTCCAACATGGAATTGACGCAGCGGGTCAAAGGCAAACTTAGATCTCTGGTGGAATTGGAAGAATCCGGCTTTCGCTACTCCCCACGAATTCTGTCAACCTATGCTGCAGGCTCGATTTTATTGTTTTTG ATCGCTTATAACCTCTACTCCATCCTGATAACCACGATGGAGGCCATCATCAATCCATTTCAAGCATATATAGATGAATGGAATGACACAAGGACATTGTTCGAAGTATATAAAAATGTTTCATCGTATGAGCCCGACTCTTATGTTGGAGTGGTAAGGATCGTCAACCATTGGCTTGGCACTGCCTTGA TTGTTTTCTGCCTCTCCTTGACCCTTGCTGGTGTGATCGGCATTGTCCAGTCTTTTCTTGGACTCCGTGCTTACAG AAATGACTACCTCAGTGCCTGCAGAGGCGAGTTCTCAAATGTGGGACTTGGTCATTCCTCTCTGATG CGGGCCTTTGTGAGCTATTCTGGTTACCAGGTTGCCTACATCTTTTGGG CTTTCGTGCtccagttctttgttttctgtaTCGTTTTTGCCATTCTCAGCTACATCTTCTTCATCCCGCTGATATATGACAGCGCCACGTGGTTCTTAGACTACATTCGTGATTACTG GCCGATCGTATCAGTCAGTCTGGTAGTCATCATAGCGTTGAACGTAACGGCCAGATGCCTCTTTTTACAGCAGAGGGGAAAGGTATTCGCAATTGATAACAG GCGGCTACTGTTCTGCGTGATGTTTTTCGCTTTCTTTTACAATGTGTTCGTGGGTTTGTTCTCCTGTTTACTGCGAATGGGCAAATCTGTAGTGTTTGGCCTGTTCTTCCTCAGCCGCCTCGACAGCAGCACCCTCccaaagaaatttgaaaaaatggaCCCAG GTTTCGAAGCTTACGTCGGTCTTATCCACGTCGAGACTGCCCACACCCATCCTGTCTTGGTGACctttgtcaacatggtgaaggAGGCCATACGGGAAAGGCGAGATCAAGAGAAAGAACAACAACTAAAAGAAACATCAGCATCAGCTAAAATAGTTGACT ACGATGAGCTTGGTAGTATCGAAAGAATGGAACCAGACACAGACAGATCAGTGAAAAAGAGCAAACAAATCAGGTCGCGATGGTTCCTGTCCTACACCTTGATAAACAATCTTCCCCTTCGGGCGACAAGGAAGCATTACATTGACGCTGAGCGGGAAAAGCACAAGGAAAGGCAACAACGACGGTGTAGGAAGCAAGGCATTGAGTTGGAAGTTGAGGTGATCGATCCAAATTATCCCAACAAGGGGAGCGAAGACCGCAGTGCCAGCATGGGAAACGTGTCAGAGAAGCATGGAACGCAGTATGAAACATTTTAA
- the LOC135482765 gene encoding receptor for retinol uptake stra6-like isoform X2: protein MDFLDDRGLRLSYAAVYGLTSSLCLRMILQDYPIKLTGPVFITVFIKLGTMVVYGFALYPLLAVLTTGTVLSLGMGTLYIWLFFIINMIHATDCAGDWNWRFYIEIVFLPAIPELACSLFLSISIPLRMIRILLSKWNDVDKQTFFENSYQAEYVRQLFRKPPKWCTTNFDSNMELTQRVKGKLRSLVELEESGFRYSPRILSTYAAGSILLFLIAYNLYSILITTMEAIINPFQAYIDEWNDTRTLFEVYKNVSSYEPDSYVGVVRIVNHWLGTALIVFCLSLTLAGVIGIVQSFLGLRAYRNDYLSACRGEFSNVGLGHSSLMRAFVSYSGYQVAYIFWAFVLQFFVFCIVFAILSYIFFIPLIYDSATWFLDYIRDYWPIVSVSLVVIIALNVTARCLFLQQRGKVFAIDNRRLLFCVMFFAFFYNVFVGLFSCLLRMGKSVVFGLFFLSRLDSSTLPKKFEKMDPGFEAYVGLIHVETAHTHPVLVTFVNMVKEAIRERRDQEKEQQLKETSASAKIVDYDELGSIERMEPDTDRSVKKSKQIRSRWFLSYTLINNLPLRATRKHYIDAEREKHKERQQRRCRKQGIELEVEVIDPNYPNKGSEDRSASMGNVSEKHGTQYETF, encoded by the exons ATGGACTTCCTTGACGACAGAGGACTCCGACTCTCGTACGCTGCTGTTTATGGTCTGACATCATCATTGTGTCTTAGAATGATACTGCAGGATTACCCCATCAAATTAACTGGTCCCGTCTTTATAACAG TGTTCATAAAGTTGGGCACCATGGTGGTGTACGGGTTTGCGCTATACCCCCTCCTCGCCGTGCTTACTACAGGAACAGTGTTGAGTCTGGGGATGGGTACCCTCTACATTTGGCTGTTCTTCATTATCAACATGATCCATGCCACGGACTGTGCTGGTGACTGGAACTGG CGATTCTATATAGAGATAGTGTTCTTGCCAGCCATCCCAGAGTTAGCTTGTTCACTCTTTCTGTCTATCTCCATCCCATTGAGAATGATTCGCATCCTCCTCAGCAAGTGGAACGACGTAGACAAG CagacattttttgaaaactCTTACCAGGCGGAATATGTAAGACAGCTGTTTAGGAAACCTCCAAAATGGTG CACGACCAACTTCGACTCCAACATGGAATTGACGCAGCGGGTCAAAGGCAAACTTAGATCTCTGGTGGAATTGGAAGAATCCGGCTTTCGCTACTCCCCACGAATTCTGTCAACCTATGCTGCAGGCTCGATTTTATTGTTTTTG ATCGCTTATAACCTCTACTCCATCCTGATAACCACGATGGAGGCCATCATCAATCCATTTCAAGCATATATAGATGAATGGAATGACACAAGGACATTGTTCGAAGTATATAAAAATGTTTCATCGTATGAGCCCGACTCTTATGTTGGAGTGGTAAGGATCGTCAACCATTGGCTTGGCACTGCCTTGA TTGTTTTCTGCCTCTCCTTGACCCTTGCTGGTGTGATCGGCATTGTCCAGTCTTTTCTTGGACTCCGTGCTTACAG AAATGACTACCTCAGTGCCTGCAGAGGCGAGTTCTCAAATGTGGGACTTGGTCATTCCTCTCTGATG CGGGCCTTTGTGAGCTATTCTGGTTACCAGGTTGCCTACATCTTTTGGG CTTTCGTGCtccagttctttgttttctgtaTCGTTTTTGCCATTCTCAGCTACATCTTCTTCATCCCGCTGATATATGACAGCGCCACGTGGTTCTTAGACTACATTCGTGATTACTG GCCGATCGTATCAGTCAGTCTGGTAGTCATCATAGCGTTGAACGTAACGGCCAGATGCCTCTTTTTACAGCAGAGGGGAAAGGTATTCGCAATTGATAACAG GCGGCTACTGTTCTGCGTGATGTTTTTCGCTTTCTTTTACAATGTGTTCGTGGGTTTGTTCTCCTGTTTACTGCGAATGGGCAAATCTGTAGTGTTTGGCCTGTTCTTCCTCAGCCGCCTCGACAGCAGCACCCTCccaaagaaatttgaaaaaatggaCCCAG GTTTCGAAGCTTACGTCGGTCTTATCCACGTCGAGACTGCCCACACCCATCCTGTCTTGGTGACctttgtcaacatggtgaaggAGGCCATACGGGAAAGGCGAGATCAAGAGAAAGAACAACAACTAAAAGAAACATCAGCATCAGCTAAAATAGTTGACT ACGATGAGCTTGGTAGTATCGAAAGAATGGAACCAGACACAGACAGATCAGTGAAAAAGAGCAAACAAATCAGGTCGCGATGGTTCCTGTCCTACACCTTGATAAACAATCTTCCCCTTCGGGCGACAAGGAAGCATTACATTGACGCTGAGCGGGAAAAGCACAAGGAAAGGCAACAACGACGGTGTAGGAAGCAAGGCATTGAGTTGGAAGTTGAGGTGATCGATCCAAATTATCCCAACAAGGGGAGCGAAGACCGCAGTGCCAGCATGGGAAACGTGTCAGAGAAGCATGGAACGCAGTATGAAACATTTTAA